One part of the Eucalyptus grandis isolate ANBG69807.140 chromosome 10, ASM1654582v1, whole genome shotgun sequence genome encodes these proteins:
- the LOC104422764 gene encoding serine/threonine-protein kinase/endoribonuclease IRE1b-like: MSSNPQDPQSLLSFVDSTRWRGRRSLNDQSRARADLDDGLESVIKQRLRQRGHVYEDNVDQIFAEFDLKDALMNDPSLTAQLNQKKNDVRMNLRCLLTNPKFSSEELKDYYPPICWNSEKSLDFLCFLSDRLSVRHQRSPQYNVQEERRTSVQKKLKSKKQQIFNGKWIDYIDHNLRQGSVYNDESVEDLLRFVRNKWHHRLELPEQYTGGDGARQFYKYLHERFPDLLMVSYGVAYRIWRREKSFAQFR; encoded by the exons ATGTCTTCCAACCCCCAAGATCCCCAGAGTTTGTTATCCTTCGTTGATTCAACTAGGTGGCGCGGCCGTCGGTCGCTCAATGATCAGAGCAGAGCCCGTGCTGACCTTGACGATGGTCTTGAATCTGTTATAAAGCAACGGCTGAG GCAGCGAGGTCATGTCTATGAGGATAACGTGGACCAAATCTTTGCAGAGTTTGATCTTAAAGATGCCTTGATGAATGATCCATCATTAACCGCTCAactaaaccaaaaaaagaacgACGTGCGCATGAATCTTCGATGTTTGCTGACTAATCCCAAATTTAG CTCAGAGGAATTGAAGGACTATTATCCTCCCATTTGTTGGAATTCAGAAAAGAGTCTGGATTTCTTGTGTTTCCTCAGCGACAGACTATCAGTGAGACATCAGCGCAGTCCACAGTATAACGTGCAAGAAGAACGTCGCACATCggttcaaaagaaattaaagagcAAGAAGCAACAGATTTTTAATGGGAAATGGATTGACTACATAGATCATAACCTTAGGCAGGGATCCGTGTACAATGATGAATCTGTCGAGGATTTATTACGCTTCGTGCGAAACAAGTGGCACCACCGCCTGGAACTTCCG GAGCAATATACTGGAGGGGATGGCGCCCGCCAGTTCTACAAGTACTTACATGAACGATTTCCGGATCTCTTGATGGTGTCGTACGGAGTGGCGTACAGAATCTGGAGAAGAGAGAAATCGTTTGCGCAGTTCCGTTGA